The following proteins come from a genomic window of Methanosarcina sp. MTP4:
- the mmrce1 gene encoding MmRce1 family CPBP family CAAX prenyl protease — protein sequence MIPNYKYKPGIYYAATFIATYVLWFAGAYLSFKDDSGLYMLIMLPGLLAPFLISLVMIFASKNSDLVKDFINRLINLRLIAPKMLPVFFLIAPFSVLISILLSLPFGESVSQFQLAEGFSFSTGFVPVLLVLMLAAGFEELGWRGYAFDSLQSRHTYFKASLIFSILWSLWHFPLIFVNESYQYEIFHENIWYGVNFFVSIIPLGMIISWICIKNGKSIPAAILFHFIINISQEALDMTQTTKCIQTFVLIVFAAAIIAYDKELFFSEKHLAGGAN from the coding sequence ATGATTCCTAATTACAAATACAAACCCGGAATCTATTATGCTGCGACCTTTATAGCGACCTATGTTCTCTGGTTTGCAGGGGCATATTTAAGTTTTAAGGACGATAGCGGGCTGTACATGTTGATTATGCTGCCCGGGCTGTTGGCACCGTTTTTGATCTCACTTGTCATGATCTTTGCGTCAAAGAACTCGGACTTAGTAAAAGATTTTATCAATCGGCTTATCAATCTAAGGCTGATAGCGCCTAAAATGCTGCCGGTATTTTTCTTAATAGCGCCGTTTTCCGTTCTGATATCCATCCTTCTTTCGCTTCCGTTCGGGGAATCGGTTTCGCAGTTCCAACTCGCCGAAGGTTTCTCTTTTTCAACGGGCTTTGTCCCTGTGCTGCTTGTTCTCATGCTTGCCGCGGGTTTTGAAGAGCTTGGATGGAGGGGATATGCTTTTGACAGTCTGCAGAGCCGGCACACTTACTTTAAGGCATCGCTTATTTTCAGCATACTCTGGTCCCTCTGGCACTTTCCGCTGATATTTGTCAATGAATCCTACCAGTACGAGATTTTTCACGAGAATATCTGGTATGGGGTGAACTTTTTCGTCAGCATCATCCCTCTGGGAATGATCATCAGCTGGATCTGCATAAAAAATGGAAAAAGCATTCCTGCGGCGATTCTCTTTCACTTTATTATCAATATCTCGCAGGAGGCACTGGATATGACCCAGACCACAAAGTGCATTCAAACTTTTGTCCTCATAGTTTTTGCAGCCGCTATCATCGCATATGACAAAGAGCTGTTTTTTTCCGAAAAGCACCTTGCTGGCGGAGCTAACTAA
- a CDS encoding MFS transporter: MTDKSGKMAYGSEKTPGESGKMPSGSEKMPSGSEDLYSKFLFIWFGQFISVIGTGLTIFSLGIYVYQQTGSASSYVFILMCVFLPPFLLKPYGGVLADRHDRRLMMVLGDMGASLGLLFIFFMMVRGDIELWQIYLGIAASSIFSAFQEPAYKALITDLLPEAQYDKASGLVQLAGSAQYLISPFLAGILLTLIDIEYIFLIDISTLIIASSIVIWVRNAIGGISVKHAEQNIMAELREGIQEFSKNKGVVNLVLTITLVLFFVGLLQSLLIPMLLGLTTVKTVGISQSVCATGILIGSLFIGVFGSKSKQVNVLSVSLFMSGIFFANLGLSTNIILITLAGFTFFATLPFINTSIEVLIRKNIDNRKQGRVWSIISMVTYLGSIIAFAVAGFLADHIFNPLLEPDGLLVETAGFIVGVGEGRGIALIFVISGLMISVIALVIWRNKKIRILEDVEVQDSNVNLVNAGDF; the protein is encoded by the coding sequence ATGACAGATAAATCCGGAAAAATGGCATATGGGTCCGAAAAAACGCCCGGGGAATCCGGAAAAATGCCCTCCGGATCTGAAAAAATGCCCTCCGGATCCGAAGACCTTTATTCCAAATTCCTTTTTATCTGGTTCGGGCAGTTCATCTCAGTAATCGGTACCGGGCTCACCATCTTTTCCTTAGGGATATACGTATACCAGCAGACCGGTTCGGCTTCAAGCTACGTCTTTATACTGATGTGTGTGTTTTTGCCTCCCTTCCTGCTAAAGCCCTACGGTGGGGTCCTGGCAGACCGTCATGATAGGCGCTTGATGATGGTTCTCGGGGACATGGGGGCATCGCTCGGGCTTCTCTTCATATTTTTTATGATGGTTAGAGGGGATATCGAACTCTGGCAGATTTATCTCGGGATTGCAGCCAGTTCGATTTTTTCAGCTTTCCAGGAACCGGCTTATAAAGCCCTGATTACCGACCTCCTGCCCGAAGCCCAGTATGATAAGGCAAGCGGGCTGGTGCAGCTGGCAGGTTCGGCTCAGTATTTAATTTCCCCTTTTTTGGCCGGGATTTTGCTAACACTGATTGATATCGAATATATTTTCTTAATCGATATCAGCACTCTCATAATTGCTAGTTCCATTGTTATCTGGGTAAGAAATGCAATAGGCGGAATTTCAGTAAAACATGCGGAACAAAACATCATGGCTGAACTCAGGGAGGGTATCCAGGAATTTTCGAAAAATAAGGGCGTGGTTAACCTGGTCCTTACTATCACGCTTGTCCTCTTTTTTGTCGGGCTTCTCCAATCGCTTCTTATTCCGATGCTGCTGGGTTTAACAACAGTAAAAACAGTGGGAATCTCTCAATCCGTCTGCGCAACAGGTATACTTATCGGAAGCCTGTTTATCGGAGTATTCGGCAGCAAAAGCAAACAGGTAAATGTATTATCTGTCTCGCTATTCATGTCAGGAATATTTTTTGCCAACCTCGGGCTCTCAACAAATATAATCCTGATTACTCTGGCAGGATTTACGTTTTTTGCCACCCTGCCTTTCATTAACACCTCTATTGAGGTTTTAATTCGAAAGAATATCGACAACAGAAAGCAGGGGCGTGTGTGGTCCATAATTTCAATGGTTACCTATCTCGGCTCCATCATAGCCTTTGCAGTCGCAGGATTTCTTGCGGATCATATTTTCAACCCGCTTCTGGAACCGGACGGTTTGCTGGTTGAAACAGCCGGTTTTATTGTCGGTGTAGGAGAAGGCAGGGGAATTGCCTTAATCTTCGTAATTTCAGGATTAATGATTTCCGTGATAGCTCTGGTGATCTGGAGAAATAAAAAGATAAGAATATTGGAAGATGTTGAAGTTCAGGATAGCAACGTAAACCTGGTGAATGCAGGTGATTTTTAA
- a CDS encoding tetratricopeptide repeat protein, translated as MADFRVQEDGRTYYCEDYACSIQCPEGWKAHPKSQKDSRDAMVIFTGPDMAAINLVVGPTYGICESIEEIEIYSERALKFRNVKSRKRIIVKGIPALEFLYSYFGAETKKVAFARYGTEFLITCTSVKAKLFPVFESIFDSCIESFYLDELLHRARESLKMGLKATDLNEKLFYFGKAIEVKPDFFEAFAARADEFLSIGDYERALQDYEKALSEFEVGSKSFGKEGVEGGVKEGVEEEVSPERVTYISYLWYNRASTFHKLGREEEAVQCYEISLKISPDFAEGWYSLGNSFLLLGMYNDALIANNKVIKLNPKDMRALINIGSCLDFLDQPKVALSIYDKALKIDPEFPMAWSNKADVLYKLRNYDEALQHYYRAVEIKPDYVKSWYKLSCVLSELGRNKDADEAYQRVLELKPDFDPSKYKGAFISE; from the coding sequence ATGGCTGATTTCAGGGTTCAGGAAGATGGAAGGACGTATTATTGTGAGGATTATGCCTGTTCTATTCAATGTCCGGAGGGGTGGAAGGCTCATCCCAAAAGTCAGAAAGACTCCAGGGATGCAATGGTAATTTTTACAGGTCCTGATATGGCTGCGATCAATTTAGTAGTCGGACCCACCTATGGAATTTGTGAATCCATAGAAGAGATCGAAATATATTCAGAAAGGGCTTTAAAATTCCGCAATGTCAAATCCAGAAAGCGCATAATTGTTAAGGGTATTCCTGCACTGGAATTTCTCTATTCTTACTTTGGAGCTGAAACAAAAAAGGTTGCGTTTGCCAGGTATGGAACAGAGTTTTTGATTACATGCACTTCCGTAAAAGCGAAATTATTTCCGGTTTTTGAAAGCATATTTGATTCCTGTATCGAGTCTTTTTATCTGGATGAATTATTGCACCGGGCCAGGGAATCTCTTAAAATGGGGCTTAAAGCAACTGATTTGAATGAAAAACTGTTCTATTTTGGGAAGGCAATAGAAGTAAAACCTGATTTTTTTGAAGCATTTGCTGCGAGAGCTGATGAGTTTTTGAGCATTGGAGATTATGAAAGAGCTCTGCAGGACTATGAAAAAGCCCTTTCTGAATTTGAAGTCGGTTCAAAAAGTTTCGGGAAAGAGGGAGTGGAAGGGGGAGTGAAAGAGGGAGTGGAAGAGGAAGTCAGTCCTGAAAGAGTAACTTATATTTCTTATTTATGGTACAACAGAGCATCTACTTTTCACAAGCTTGGAAGAGAGGAAGAAGCGGTCCAGTGCTATGAAATATCTTTGAAAATCTCCCCTGATTTTGCCGAAGGCTGGTATAGTCTGGGCAATTCTTTTTTATTGCTTGGAATGTATAATGACGCCCTTATCGCAAACAACAAAGTTATCAAATTAAATCCAAAAGATATGAGAGCCTTGATTAATATCGGAAGCTGCCTGGATTTCCTGGACCAGCCCAAAGTGGCGCTCAGCATTTATGACAAAGCCCTAAAAATCGATCCGGAATTTCCTATGGCATGGTCCAATAAGGCTGACGTTCTTTACAAACTCCGGAATTACGATGAAGCATTACAACATTACTACAGGGCAGTAGAAATAAAACCTGATTATGTAAAATCGTGGTATAAGTTGAGTTGTGTCTTGTCCGAACTTGGAAGGAACAAAGATGCAGATGAAGCATACCAGCGGGTACTGGAATTAAAACCTGACTTTGATCCTTCGAAATACAAAGGTGCTTTTATTTCGGAGTGA